A DNA window from Candidatus Zixiibacteriota bacterium contains the following coding sequences:
- a CDS encoding CinA family protein, translated as EEVVTAMAKGAIARSGADCSIAVTGIAGPDGGTPDKPVGTVWLATAIKGETLTTKRIQLLGDREAIRARAAQAGLNLLRLRLM; from the coding sequence CCGAAGAAGTCGTGACCGCCATGGCCAAAGGCGCGATCGCCCGCAGCGGCGCCGATTGCAGCATTGCGGTGACCGGGATCGCCGGTCCCGACGGCGGCACCCCCGACAAGCCGGTCGGCACTGTCTGGCTGGCGACCGCGATCAAAGGCGAAACGCTCACCACCAAACGCATCCAGCTCCTCGGCGACCGCGAAGCCATCCGCGCCCGAGCTGCCCAAGCAGGGCTGAACCTGCTGCGGCTGCGGTTGATGTAG